One Aethina tumida isolate Nest 87 chromosome 5, icAetTumi1.1, whole genome shotgun sequence genomic window carries:
- the LOC109601606 gene encoding uncharacterized protein LOC109601606: MQTENRRQETEDRKQKTEERREEGEGEERREEKEEGKKRKEKREDRREEDEREKRGIIKRQKREDRNQKRGERREKRRQKKRERSENKTRERRQKKGGTGRREKREDRRKEGGRREERKERREEREERREKREERREKREERREKRVGKREKRGYSREERVGRREKKDRRQKTEDRRQKTEDRRQKTEDRKQKTEDRRRKTEDRRQKIKDRRQKTEDRRQKIGDRRQKTKDRRQKIGDRKQKTEDRRQKAEDRRQKIEDRRQKTEERRE; the protein is encoded by the exons ATGCAG ACAGAAAACAGGAGACAGGAGACGGAAGACAGAAAACAGAAGACAGAAGAGAGAAGGGAGGAGGGAGAGGGAGaagagagaagagaagagaaggaaGAAGGGAAAAAGAGAAAAGAGAAGAGAGAAGACAGAAGAGAGGAGGATGAGAGAGAGAAGAGAGGGATTATTAAAAGACAGAAGAGAGAAGACAGAAATCAGAAAAGAGGAGAGAGAAGAG AAAAGAGAAGACAGAAGAAAAGAGAGAGAAGTGAGAATAAGACAAGAGAGAGAAGACAGAAGAAAGGAGGGACAGGGAGAAGAGAGAAGAGAGAAGACAGAAGAAAGGAGGGAGGGAGAAGAGAGGAGAGAAAAGAGAGAAGGGAGGAGAGAGAAGAGAGAAGAGAAAAGAGAGAAGAGAGGAGAGAGAAGAGAGAAGAGAGACGAGAGAAGAGAGTGGGGAAAAGAGAGAAGAGAGGATATAGTAGAGAGGAGAGAGTAGGGAGAAGGGAGAAGA AAGACAGAAGACAGAAGACAGAAGACAGAAGACAGAAGACAGAAGACAGAAGACAGAAGACAGAAGACAGAAAACAGAAGACAGAAGACAGAAGACGGAAGACGGAAGACAGAAGACAGAAGATAAAAGACAGAAGACAGAAGACAGAAGACAGAAGACAGAAGATAGGAGACAGAAGACAGAAGACAAAAGACAGAAGACAGAAGATAGGAGACAGAAAACAGAAGACAGAAGACAGAAGACAGAAGGCAGAAGACAGAAGACAGAAGATAGAAGACAGGAGACAGAAGACAGAAGAGAGAAGAGAGTAA